One region of Limnothrix sp. FACHB-406 genomic DNA includes:
- the hisS gene encoding histidine--tRNA ligase, with protein MTAIQALRGTKDILPTEIGYWQHVEATARQVLGRAAFREIRTPIFEQTELFARGIGEATDVVGKEMYTFTDRGDRSLTLRPEGTAGAVRAFVEHKLFAAGGPQRLWYCGPMFRYERPQAGRQRQFHQIGAELLGSGDARADVEAIAVAVELLNHLGLKSLRMLLNSVGDRVDRATYRAQLVDYLTPYFADLDPDSQDRLSRNPLRILDSKVAKTQEICQEAPSILDALSPESAARFAKVQQALTDLGIAYQVDSRLVRGLDYYSHTAFEIQSDDLGAQATVCGGGRYDGLVSELGGPETPAVGWAIGMERLILLLQQLQPLTGDRVDFYVVSRGEQAEQQALKVAQVLRQGGFAVEMDLSASAFGKQFKRADRAGAAACVILGDAEAENGTVQLKWLASGHQEAIAQVDLAAKAEQFRQQISQ; from the coding sequence ATGACTGCCATTCAAGCCCTACGCGGAACCAAAGATATTTTGCCGACCGAAATCGGCTATTGGCAGCACGTGGAAGCCACCGCCCGCCAAGTGCTGGGCCGCGCCGCATTCCGGGAAATTCGTACCCCCATCTTTGAGCAAACGGAGCTGTTTGCCCGGGGCATTGGCGAAGCAACGGATGTGGTGGGTAAGGAAATGTATACCTTCACCGATCGGGGCGATCGCTCCTTGACCCTGCGGCCGGAAGGCACGGCGGGCGCAGTGCGGGCCTTTGTGGAGCACAAGCTCTTTGCGGCTGGCGGCCCCCAACGGTTGTGGTATTGCGGCCCCATGTTCCGGTACGAGCGCCCCCAGGCGGGCCGGCAACGGCAGTTTCACCAAATTGGCGCGGAACTGTTGGGTAGTGGGGATGCGCGGGCGGATGTGGAAGCGATCGCGGTGGCCGTGGAGCTGCTGAATCACTTGGGGTTGAAATCGTTGCGGATGTTGCTGAATTCCGTGGGCGATCGGGTCGATCGCGCCACCTATCGGGCCCAACTGGTGGACTACCTCACGCCATACTTCGCGGACTTGGATCCGGATTCCCAAGATCGCCTCAGCCGCAATCCCCTGCGGATTTTGGATAGCAAAGTGGCCAAAACCCAGGAAATTTGCCAGGAAGCCCCCAGCATTTTAGATGCCCTCTCGCCCGAGTCGGCCGCGCGGTTTGCCAAGGTGCAACAGGCCCTGACGGATTTGGGCATTGCTTACCAAGTGGATTCACGACTGGTGCGAGGGTTGGACTACTACAGCCACACGGCCTTTGAAATCCAGTCCGATGACTTGGGCGCACAGGCCACCGTTTGCGGTGGTGGTCGCTACGATGGCTTGGTGAGCGAGCTGGGCGGCCCGGAAACGCCGGCCGTGGGCTGGGCGATCGGGATGGAGCGGTTGATTTTGTTGTTGCAACAATTGCAACCCTTGACGGGCGATCGGGTGGATTTTTACGTGGTTTCCCGGGGCGAACAGGCCGAACAACAGGCCTTGAAAGTGGCCCAAGTTCTGCGGCAGGGGGGCTTTGCGGTGGAAATGGACTTGAGCGCCAGTGCCTTTGGTAAGCAATTCAAACGGGCTGATCGCGCCGGAGCTGCCGCTTGCGTCATTTTGGGTGATGCGGAGGCCGAAAACGGCACGGTGCAGCTCAAATGGCTGGCTTCTGGGCATCAGGAGGCGATCGCCCAAGTGGACTTAGCGGCCAAGGCTGAACAGTTTCGTCAGCAGATTTCTCAGTAA
- the aroQ gene encoding type II 3-dehydroquinate dehydratase — protein MKILILHGPNLNLLGQREPGVYGTLTLAAINERLEQDAAELQVAIDCRQSNHEGTLIDWIHEALGQFDGLVINPGGYTHTSVAIRDAIAGVAIPTVEVHLSNIHKRESFRHHSYIAPVAIGQISGFGPESYRLGLRALVTQLQSSK, from the coding sequence GTGAAAATCTTGATTTTGCATGGCCCCAATCTGAATTTGCTGGGGCAACGGGAACCGGGAGTCTATGGAACCCTGACCCTGGCGGCCATTAACGAACGTTTGGAACAGGATGCGGCGGAGCTGCAAGTGGCGATCGATTGTCGCCAGTCCAATCACGAGGGAACGTTAATTGACTGGATCCATGAGGCTCTGGGGCAATTTGACGGTTTGGTGATTAATCCCGGTGGCTACACCCACACCAGCGTGGCCATCCGCGACGCGATCGCCGGGGTGGCCATTCCCACCGTGGAAGTACATCTCAGCAATATCCACAAACGGGAAAGCTTCCGTCACCATTCCTACATTGCTCCCGTGGCGATCGGGCAAATTTCCGGCTTCGGCCCCGAAAGCTACCGGTTGGGGCTGCGGGCGTTGGTCACCCAGTTGCAATCAAGCAAGTGA
- a CDS encoding pentapeptide repeat-containing protein produces MAKITAHQSLRNLDRLARLGVIGGMTLGVGLAIGLPLAPVAQVSAARPNLDPLAQLRAFNHCRGCDLRYRDLTSLNLQDADLRSANLYGANLRNVNLQRANLAEANLGAADCTRADFRGANLERANLRATNFSAAQLDRVNFARSNLMFADLRGASLANANLRDAHLVNIRSDGAELCGATLPNGTLVRQPCEAPKPEPNKF; encoded by the coding sequence GTGGCCAAAATTACCGCTCACCAGTCTTTGCGCAATCTTGATCGACTGGCCCGTTTAGGGGTGATCGGGGGCATGACTTTGGGGGTTGGCCTGGCGATCGGGTTGCCGTTGGCCCCTGTGGCCCAGGTTTCTGCCGCCCGTCCCAATTTGGATCCGCTGGCGCAACTGCGGGCTTTCAACCATTGCCGAGGCTGCGATTTGCGCTATCGAGACCTCACCAGTTTGAACCTGCAAGATGCGGATCTGCGATCGGCCAACCTCTACGGAGCCAACCTGCGAAACGTCAATCTCCAGCGGGCAAACTTGGCAGAGGCCAACTTAGGCGCAGCCGACTGCACCAGGGCAGATTTTCGAGGAGCCAATTTAGAACGGGCCAATTTACGGGCCACCAATTTCAGTGCAGCCCAGCTCGATCGAGTGAACTTTGCTCGCTCCAATTTGATGTTCGCGGACTTGCGGGGAGCCAGCTTGGCCAATGCCAACCTCAGGGATGCTCACCTGGTGAATATTCGGAGCGACGGAGCCGAGTTATGTGGGGCAACCCTGCCCAATGGCACGTTGGTGCGGCAACCCTGCGAAGCCCCCAAGCCCGAACCCAATAAGTTTTAG
- a CDS encoding MotA/TolQ/ExbB proton channel family protein: MSVSDLFTKGGPAMWPLLTLSVLSVGTVFERCWFWGRILLREREVADRILESARNDWSSAGPIASKARDQPIGRFLAAPLKLEDPDPELFRLALESAAEEELSAMRKGDKLLEAVIALSPLLGLLGTVLGLIGSLGSIRIGQLGTDATAGVTLGIGEALISTATGLVVAIGSLAFYRLFQGLVFTQAKLFRRAGNDLELLYRQLWAQRRDRPVSNGETEPTPEA; the protein is encoded by the coding sequence GTGAGTGTAAGTGATCTGTTTACCAAGGGCGGCCCGGCCATGTGGCCGTTGTTAACACTGTCGGTGCTGTCAGTGGGGACGGTCTTTGAGCGCTGTTGGTTTTGGGGGCGCATTTTGCTGCGGGAACGGGAGGTGGCCGATCGAATCCTGGAGTCGGCCCGCAATGACTGGAGCAGCGCCGGCCCGATCGCCAGCAAGGCCCGCGACCAACCGATCGGGCGGTTTTTGGCGGCTCCCCTAAAGCTAGAAGACCCAGACCCGGAACTCTTTCGCCTGGCCCTGGAGTCGGCCGCCGAAGAAGAACTCAGCGCCATGCGCAAGGGCGACAAACTGCTAGAGGCGGTGATTGCTCTTTCGCCCCTGTTGGGCCTGTTGGGCACGGTGTTGGGGCTGATTGGCTCCTTGGGATCAATCCGAATTGGGCAGTTGGGAACCGATGCCACGGCGGGGGTCACCCTGGGCATTGGGGAAGCGCTGATCAGCACGGCGACGGGGCTGGTGGTGGCGATCGGGTCGTTGGCGTTTTATCGCCTCTTTCAGGGGCTAGTGTTTACCCAAGCCAAGTTGTTTCGGCGGGCGGGCAACGATTTGGAGTTGCTCTATCGACAATTGTGGGCCCAGCGGCGCGATCGCCCCGTGTCCAATGGGGAAACAGAGCCAACCCCGGAAGCCTAG